From a region of the Corallococcus coralloides DSM 2259 genome:
- a CDS encoding DUSAM domain-containing protein, whose translation MVEDLEGDWHQLRVLDTRAQQEGTVVLDDALRTLLRRTGPSVAMTTAEVDAGLHTPEAARTLLHQMRQRVTEGSRRLGDALHRMYRLRDQGDLDGARQQMRDLLAVEVVPYYRELAQGQLADLD comes from the coding sequence ATGGTCGAAGACCTCGAAGGCGACTGGCATCAACTCCGGGTGCTCGACACGCGCGCCCAGCAAGAGGGCACCGTCGTCCTGGACGACGCCCTTCGCACGCTCCTGCGACGCACGGGCCCTTCCGTAGCCATGACCACCGCGGAGGTGGATGCAGGACTGCACACCCCGGAGGCGGCACGCACCCTCCTCCACCAGATGCGACAGCGCGTCACGGAGGGCTCACGGCGCCTGGGCGACGCGCTCCACCGCATGTACCGCTTGCGTGACCAGGGCGACCTGGACGGCGCGCGCCAGCAGATGCGGGACCTGCTCGCAGTGGAGGTCGTGCCGTACTACCGCGAGCTCGCGCAAGGCCAGCTCGCGGACCTGGACTGA
- a CDS encoding HAD-IG family 5'-nucleotidase, giving the protein MSPILSPARPIPGGPSVDPLHGSFRSSIRREHADDAARRARDLLTDDVLGRLLTTPREAADQVPHSRDVFVNRNLRMDHIELIGFDMDYTLAIYHMRRLEQLSFDMTLAKLISEYGYPPFVGGLLYDHHFVMRGLAVDRVNGNVLKMDRFGHVGRAYHGLRPLKRDAWKELYRNKRVRLRNPQFAWNDTLFALPETCLYSGIIELMESLGHTVNYGKLYDDIREAIDTVHRDNSLKREIRKDLARYVFLDPELGPALHKLRSGGKRLFLLTNSAWDYTNAVMRYLLEGQLPEYPSWRNYFDFVVTAAGKPAFFTENRPFLELDSSTEAGKVVGEAKSLERGTVYSGGNLAQFEEFTGYRGEHILYVGDHIYGDILKSKKSSLWRTCMIVQEIEDEITYTDARREEIVTLSEVELTRARLDDEVNHRKTVLNTLERRLEREELSEPERQEVEELRKKVKAELEKLRRSLKETNGIADTLERDVEEGFNPYWGLLFKEGNENSRFGYQVEQYACLYTSRVSNFLHHSPMQYYRSPRDLMAHEQAGALSSKLSPMGSEGPPKGSSEKE; this is encoded by the coding sequence GTGTCGCCCATACTCTCCCCTGCCAGGCCCATCCCGGGCGGACCCTCCGTGGATCCGCTGCACGGGAGCTTCCGTTCCTCCATCCGCCGCGAGCACGCCGACGACGCGGCCCGCCGCGCGAGGGACCTGCTCACCGACGACGTGCTCGGTCGGTTGCTCACCACGCCGCGTGAGGCAGCGGACCAGGTGCCGCATTCGCGAGACGTGTTCGTCAACCGCAACCTGCGCATGGACCACATCGAACTCATCGGGTTCGACATGGACTACACGCTGGCCATCTACCACATGCGCCGGCTGGAGCAGCTGTCGTTCGACATGACGCTCGCGAAGCTGATCAGCGAGTACGGCTATCCGCCGTTCGTGGGCGGCCTGCTCTACGACCACCACTTCGTGATGCGCGGGCTGGCGGTGGACCGCGTCAACGGCAACGTCCTGAAGATGGACCGCTTCGGCCACGTGGGGCGCGCCTACCACGGCCTGCGTCCGCTGAAGCGCGACGCGTGGAAGGAGCTGTACCGCAACAAGCGCGTGCGGCTGCGCAACCCGCAGTTCGCGTGGAACGACACGCTCTTCGCGCTGCCGGAGACGTGCCTGTACTCGGGCATCATCGAGCTGATGGAGTCGCTGGGGCACACCGTGAACTACGGCAAGCTCTACGACGACATCCGTGAAGCCATCGACACGGTGCACCGGGACAACTCGCTCAAGCGGGAGATCCGCAAGGACCTGGCGCGCTACGTGTTCCTGGATCCGGAGCTGGGTCCGGCGTTGCACAAGCTGCGCTCGGGCGGGAAGCGGCTGTTCCTGCTGACGAACTCCGCGTGGGACTACACGAACGCGGTGATGCGCTACCTGCTGGAAGGGCAGCTGCCGGAGTACCCCAGCTGGCGCAACTACTTCGACTTCGTGGTGACGGCGGCGGGCAAGCCGGCCTTCTTCACGGAGAATCGGCCGTTCCTGGAGCTGGACTCCTCCACGGAGGCCGGCAAGGTCGTGGGCGAGGCGAAGTCGCTGGAGCGCGGCACGGTGTACTCGGGCGGCAACCTGGCCCAGTTCGAGGAGTTCACCGGCTACCGGGGCGAGCACATCCTCTACGTGGGCGACCACATCTACGGCGACATCCTGAAGTCGAAGAAGTCGTCGCTGTGGCGCACGTGCATGATCGTCCAGGAGATTGAAGACGAGATCACGTACACGGACGCGCGGCGTGAGGAGATCGTCACGCTGTCCGAGGTGGAGCTGACGCGCGCGCGGCTGGACGACGAGGTGAACCACCGCAAGACGGTGCTGAACACCCTGGAGCGCCGGCTGGAGCGCGAGGAACTGTCGGAGCCCGAGCGCCAGGAAGTGGAGGAACTGCGCAAGAAGGTGAAGGCGGAGCTGGAGAAGCTGCGCCGGTCGCTGAAGGAGACCAACGGCATCGCGGACACGCTGGAGCGCGACGTCGAGGAGGGCTTCAACCCGTACTGGGGCCTGCTGTTCAAGGAGGGCAATGAGAACAGCCGCTTCGGCTACCAGGTGGAGCAGTACGCGTGTCTCTACACGAGCCGCGTGTCGAACTTCCTGCACCACTCGCCCATGCAGTACTACCGCTCGCCGCGCGACCTGATGGCGCACGAGCAGGCCGGCGCACTGTCGAGCAAGCTGTCTCCGATGGGCAGCGAGGGTCCGCCGAAGGGGTCGTCGGAGAAGGAATAG
- a CDS encoding Fur family transcriptional regulator yields MTTHHHSHSHSHGPSDKDKDEVLARYMAQHGLKSTRQRSLIIDTFFEVGGHLSVEELWNKVREQDTKVSVATVYRTMKLLNECGLAHARNFGDGQTRYEAAAGREHHDHLICTSCGTIVEFENDRIETLQDAVARKHGFTVTSHKMELYGLCRECQLRGGPPENEA; encoded by the coding sequence ATGACGACCCATCACCACAGCCACTCCCACTCCCACGGCCCCTCGGACAAGGACAAGGACGAGGTCCTGGCGCGCTACATGGCCCAGCACGGGCTGAAGAGCACGCGCCAGCGCAGCCTCATCATCGACACCTTCTTCGAGGTGGGCGGACACCTGTCCGTGGAGGAGCTGTGGAACAAGGTGCGCGAGCAGGACACCAAGGTGTCCGTGGCCACCGTGTACCGGACGATGAAGCTGCTCAACGAGTGCGGCCTGGCCCACGCGCGCAACTTCGGTGACGGGCAGACGCGCTACGAGGCGGCGGCGGGGCGCGAGCACCACGACCACCTCATCTGCACGAGCTGCGGCACCATCGTGGAGTTCGAGAACGACCGCATCGAGACGCTCCAGGACGCGGTGGCGCGCAAGCACGGCTTCACGGTGACGTCGCACAAGATGGAGCTGTACGGCTTGTGTCGCGAGTGTCAGCTCCGGGGTGGCCCTCCGGAGAACGAGGCCTGA
- a CDS encoding class I SAM-dependent methyltransferase has protein sequence MTPLPLAVTTSTKTDAATVREARAVAQRWSLPFLSRRSSEGIAPWLGTKVEALLVVGGDGVTLWEPQGSFGFHAGMAHLRRMRLRQGQRDDAFLKVAEIVPGDAVLDCTLGLAQDALVASLAVGPTGRVVGLEKSLPLCIVAAEGLQRYDRGADSCAIEVLHADAHAYLKTLPSKSFDVVFFDPMFAKPKKAQPAFDVLRRFAEHAPLTPEAVEEGRRVARRWVVVKGARHTDDLKKVGIEPAPTSRFSDVIWGRLPALP, from the coding sequence ATGACTCCGCTTCCCCTCGCCGTCACCACCAGCACGAAGACGGACGCGGCCACGGTGCGCGAGGCGCGGGCCGTGGCGCAGCGGTGGAGCCTGCCGTTCCTTTCGCGCCGCTCCAGTGAGGGCATCGCGCCCTGGCTGGGCACCAAGGTGGAGGCGCTGCTCGTCGTGGGCGGCGATGGCGTGACGCTGTGGGAGCCGCAGGGTTCATTCGGCTTCCACGCAGGCATGGCGCACCTGCGGCGCATGCGGCTGCGGCAGGGCCAGCGCGATGACGCGTTCCTCAAGGTCGCGGAGATCGTCCCCGGGGATGCCGTGCTCGACTGCACCCTGGGGCTGGCTCAGGACGCGCTGGTGGCTTCGCTCGCCGTGGGCCCTACGGGCCGTGTCGTTGGCCTGGAGAAGAGCCTGCCCCTGTGCATCGTCGCCGCGGAGGGGCTCCAGCGCTACGACCGGGGCGCGGACTCGTGCGCCATCGAAGTGCTCCACGCGGATGCGCATGCGTACCTGAAGACGCTGCCCTCGAAGTCCTTCGACGTCGTCTTCTTCGACCCGATGTTCGCCAAGCCCAAGAAGGCCCAGCCCGCCTTCGACGTCCTGCGCCGCTTCGCGGAGCACGCCCCGCTCACTCCTGAAGCGGTGGAGGAGGGGAGGCGTGTCGCTCGCCGGTGGGTCGTCGTGAAGGGAGCCCGCCACACCGATGACCTGAAGAAGGTGGGCATCGAGCCTGCGCCCACCTCGCGCTTCAGCGACGTCATCTGGGGTCGGCTGCCCGCGCTGCCTTGA
- a CDS encoding FtsB family cell division protein — protein MTSRRKLLMVAAVVAVALSLASVADAKGFRRYLRLRQDVEALDERNRALAAQNDALRKEIAALRQDPATLEQSVREELGYVKPGEIVFHLESP, from the coding sequence ATGACGTCCCGGCGAAAGCTCCTGATGGTGGCGGCGGTGGTGGCGGTGGCCTTGAGCCTCGCTTCGGTGGCGGACGCCAAGGGCTTCCGGCGCTACCTCCGCCTGCGGCAGGACGTGGAGGCGCTCGATGAGCGCAACCGTGCGCTGGCCGCGCAGAACGACGCGCTCCGCAAGGAGATCGCGGCGCTGCGCCAGGATCCGGCGACGCTGGAGCAGTCGGTTCGTGAGGAGCTCGGCTACGTGAAGCCGGGCGAAATCGTCTTCCACCTGGAGTCGCCATGA
- a CDS encoding metallophosphoesterase, protein MAVRASDVSRLPGRRVEPAPEPQTPPGRKMVSWFDPAVLAKSGMKALLSGTFGRQADRRLLDAVSRPQPLCFDYSVDDTGHPRDELWLDYVSDLGDGWDSTYAVASTVMAPELALTDESGKTHVTRGGDVLVFGGDEVYPTASVDEYQARTVVPYEDALNKRRHRPHLFAVPGNHDWYDGLVSFTRLFCQGRRSHGWRTQQQRSYFALRLPHGWWLLGTDMQLESDLDAPQVEFFQKVAGQMRGTDRVILCNAEPAWVKQQVMPRAGRGFLDHNIDFLEQKVLGKKVSVFLAGDLHHYRRHESADGRQKIIAGGGGAFLHPTHLPRVDQSPGGFVQKASYPPQKTSQRLAWRNLLFTALNPWFGVFMGVVYTLLGWGIAANLNEGAVGAPSFRQVINAALQSTGSLVLGAGVVLGTVAFADHRRGLLWKRAAGVLHGLAHLAVALLLIWGVSAIAVPLAAELQWSLRRDFLSGLLLFGGGALVGPLVVGVYLLLSLNVFSCHPNEAFSSLSIPDWKNFLRLHFDEDGELTVYPVGFRRVPRRWKRGRGPEEPVWVPDPTDTRATPPRLIEPPIVISRTKALPGTVETGPPGPTDMMVDEHPPGGAV, encoded by the coding sequence ATGGCCGTCCGTGCCTCCGATGTGAGCCGCCTTCCGGGCCGGCGCGTCGAGCCCGCGCCTGAGCCCCAGACGCCTCCGGGTCGGAAGATGGTGTCGTGGTTCGATCCTGCCGTGCTCGCGAAGTCGGGCATGAAGGCGCTGCTGTCCGGGACGTTCGGACGTCAGGCGGACCGGCGGCTGCTGGATGCCGTATCCCGGCCGCAGCCGCTCTGTTTCGACTACTCGGTGGACGACACCGGGCATCCGCGCGACGAGCTGTGGCTGGACTACGTGTCGGACCTGGGCGACGGCTGGGACTCCACCTACGCGGTGGCGTCCACGGTGATGGCGCCGGAGCTGGCGCTCACGGACGAGTCCGGCAAGACGCATGTCACGCGGGGCGGCGACGTGCTCGTGTTCGGAGGGGACGAGGTGTACCCGACCGCGAGCGTGGACGAGTACCAGGCGCGCACGGTGGTGCCGTACGAGGACGCGCTGAACAAGCGGCGCCACCGGCCGCACCTGTTCGCGGTTCCGGGCAACCATGATTGGTATGACGGACTGGTGTCCTTCACGCGCCTGTTCTGTCAGGGCCGGCGCTCCCATGGCTGGCGCACGCAGCAGCAGCGCAGCTACTTCGCGCTGAGGTTGCCGCACGGCTGGTGGCTGCTGGGCACGGACATGCAGCTGGAGTCCGACCTGGACGCGCCGCAGGTGGAGTTCTTCCAGAAGGTGGCAGGGCAGATGCGCGGCACGGACCGGGTCATCCTCTGCAACGCGGAGCCCGCGTGGGTGAAGCAGCAGGTGATGCCTCGCGCGGGGCGCGGCTTCCTGGACCACAACATCGACTTCCTGGAGCAGAAGGTGCTGGGCAAGAAGGTGAGCGTCTTCCTCGCGGGGGACCTGCACCACTACCGCCGGCACGAGAGCGCGGACGGGCGGCAGAAGATCATCGCGGGTGGGGGAGGGGCGTTCCTGCATCCCACGCACCTGCCCAGGGTGGATCAGAGCCCAGGCGGCTTCGTGCAGAAGGCGAGCTACCCGCCGCAGAAGACGTCCCAGCGGCTCGCCTGGCGCAACCTGCTGTTCACCGCGCTCAACCCGTGGTTCGGCGTGTTCATGGGCGTCGTCTACACGCTGCTGGGCTGGGGCATCGCCGCGAACCTCAACGAGGGGGCGGTGGGTGCACCTTCGTTCCGGCAGGTCATCAACGCGGCGTTGCAGAGCACGGGCTCGCTGGTGCTGGGGGCGGGTGTGGTGCTGGGCACGGTCGCGTTCGCGGACCATCGCCGGGGGCTGCTCTGGAAGAGGGCCGCTGGCGTCCTGCATGGATTGGCGCACCTGGCGGTGGCGCTGCTGCTCATCTGGGGCGTGTCCGCCATCGCCGTGCCGCTGGCGGCGGAGCTTCAGTGGAGCCTGCGGCGGGACTTCCTCAGCGGGCTGCTGCTGTTTGGCGGCGGAGCGCTGGTGGGGCCATTGGTGGTGGGCGTGTACCTGCTGCTGTCGCTCAACGTGTTCTCCTGTCACCCCAACGAGGCGTTCTCTTCGCTGTCGATACCCGACTGGAAGAACTTCCTCCGGCTCCACTTCGACGAGGACGGCGAGCTCACGGTGTACCCGGTGGGGTTCCGGCGGGTGCCACGCCGGTGGAAGCGGGGGCGCGGACCGGAGGAGCCGGTGTGGGTGCCGGACCCGACGGACACGCGGGCGACACCGCCCCGGCTCATCGAACCGCCCATCGTCATCAGCCGGACGAAGGCGCTTCCGGGGACGGTGGAGACCGGTCCGCCCGGACCCACGGACATGATGGTGGACGAACACCCACCCGGCGGAGCGGTTTGA
- a CDS encoding diguanylate cyclase — MTSLSVVPSPAKLVRAFFRAIPAAVALATFVHLARGGFRGLHTLGWTEAALVMGLLVGIGMAAWRRAMRSSVGAVIDLRDDLELGGGLISAAFIVVAIGGGELFPIVYLLMAFLVAFLPRNAGMTLLGVALVYDGLVTLGGPVVNVTGFLTHTLFLALFAGLYHLVLSARMAVAKRAESDAVQKRIREVEERARTFRLVSSGTQDSFSGMNSDEKWLVASVKEIEGAVHAALEIAETGLRTDTCAAFLLTSDDRSLKLYDCRSGSERVQREKFNAGEGIIGGVLKRRAPVRMNSPQGLKGVTYYEGGGPTVQALLAVPILEGSGLVRGVLVADKLKNEPFTDQDEKMLTTIAGEVLRSIEVERVMSYIRKTRDEKDRFFRAIEELNRAGSPDQVFVAVLEATRQLAGLDFCAVTLVSEQEGKRVHRVARMTGVTAQGKALEGQTFQDNNGLVANVVRYGAPLPGRDIKAMDRQVIFDEETQVRGLGALKIFPLVAGDRILGTLVAGSRKKAAFEQDVLRMIEVIAIQAAQAVLRAQLYEQMERMATTDGLTGLLNHRTFQSRADEILAQARRYNRKCSIMLTDVDHFKSVNDTYGHPTGDQVLKGVARIIKTLARDTDVVARYGGEEFVMVMPETDVQGAKIIAERIREAVMAEVFQTEMGPLRITMSLGIATFPDNAMEKQQMIDLADQCLYHSKRNGRNQSVTVAQMQGGRKLAAVAE; from the coding sequence ATGACCTCGCTGTCCGTGGTGCCCTCTCCCGCGAAGCTCGTGCGCGCGTTCTTCCGAGCCATCCCCGCCGCGGTGGCGCTGGCCACGTTCGTCCACCTGGCGCGCGGCGGCTTCCGGGGCCTGCACACGCTGGGCTGGACGGAAGCGGCGCTGGTGATGGGGCTGCTCGTCGGCATTGGCATGGCGGCGTGGCGCCGGGCCATGCGCTCCTCGGTGGGCGCGGTCATCGACCTGCGCGACGACCTGGAATTGGGCGGCGGACTCATCTCCGCGGCCTTCATCGTGGTGGCCATTGGCGGCGGGGAGCTGTTCCCCATCGTCTACCTGCTGATGGCGTTCCTGGTGGCGTTCCTGCCTCGCAACGCGGGCATGACGCTCCTGGGCGTGGCGCTGGTGTACGACGGCCTGGTGACGCTGGGCGGGCCGGTGGTGAACGTCACCGGGTTCCTGACGCACACGCTGTTCCTGGCGCTGTTCGCGGGGCTGTACCACCTGGTGCTGTCCGCGCGGATGGCGGTGGCGAAGCGGGCGGAGTCGGACGCGGTGCAGAAGCGCATCCGTGAGGTGGAGGAGCGCGCGCGCACCTTCCGGCTGGTGTCCTCCGGGACGCAAGACAGCTTCAGCGGGATGAACTCCGACGAGAAGTGGCTGGTCGCGTCGGTGAAGGAGATTGAAGGCGCGGTGCACGCGGCGCTGGAGATCGCCGAGACGGGTCTGCGCACGGACACCTGCGCGGCGTTCCTGCTCACGTCGGACGACCGGAGCCTGAAGCTGTACGACTGCCGCTCGGGTTCGGAGCGGGTGCAGCGCGAGAAGTTCAACGCGGGCGAGGGCATCATCGGCGGCGTGTTGAAGCGCCGCGCGCCGGTGCGGATGAACTCGCCGCAGGGGCTGAAGGGCGTCACGTACTACGAGGGCGGCGGCCCCACGGTGCAGGCGCTCCTGGCGGTGCCCATCCTGGAGGGCAGCGGGCTCGTCCGCGGCGTGCTGGTGGCGGACAAGCTCAAGAACGAGCCGTTCACGGACCAGGACGAGAAGATGCTGACCACCATCGCGGGAGAGGTGCTGCGCTCCATCGAGGTGGAGCGGGTGATGAGCTACATCCGCAAGACGCGCGATGAGAAGGACCGGTTCTTCCGGGCGATTGAAGAGCTCAACCGCGCGGGCAGCCCGGATCAGGTGTTCGTGGCGGTGCTGGAGGCGACGCGGCAGCTGGCGGGGCTGGACTTCTGCGCGGTGACGCTGGTGTCGGAGCAGGAGGGCAAGCGGGTGCACCGCGTGGCGCGGATGACGGGCGTCACGGCGCAGGGCAAGGCGCTGGAGGGCCAGACATTCCAGGACAACAACGGCCTGGTGGCGAACGTGGTGCGCTACGGCGCGCCGCTGCCGGGGCGGGACATCAAGGCGATGGACCGCCAGGTCATCTTCGATGAGGAGACGCAGGTGCGCGGCCTGGGCGCGCTGAAGATCTTCCCGCTGGTGGCGGGGGACCGGATTCTTGGCACGCTGGTGGCGGGGTCGCGCAAGAAGGCGGCGTTCGAGCAGGACGTGCTGCGGATGATCGAAGTCATCGCCATCCAGGCGGCGCAGGCGGTGTTGCGCGCGCAGCTCTACGAGCAGATGGAGCGGATGGCGACGACGGACGGCCTCACGGGCCTCCTGAACCACCGCACGTTCCAGTCGCGCGCGGACGAAATCCTGGCGCAGGCGCGGCGGTACAACCGCAAGTGCTCCATCATGTTGACGGACGTGGACCACTTCAAGAGCGTGAACGACACCTACGGTCACCCGACGGGCGACCAGGTGCTCAAGGGCGTGGCGCGCATCATCAAGACGCTGGCGCGGGACACGGACGTCGTCGCGCGCTACGGCGGCGAGGAGTTCGTGATGGTGATGCCGGAGACGGACGTGCAGGGCGCGAAGATCATCGCGGAGCGCATCCGCGAGGCGGTGATGGCGGAGGTGTTCCAGACGGAGATGGGCCCGCTGCGCATCACGATGTCGCTGGGCATCGCGACGTTCCCGGACAACGCCATGGAGAAGCAGCAGATGATCGACCTGGCGGACCAGTGCCTGTACCACTCGAAGCGCAACGGCCGGAACCAGTCCGTCACGGTGGCGCAGATGCAGGGCGGCCGGAAGCTGGCGGCGGTCGCGGAGTAG
- a CDS encoding PHP domain-containing protein, whose amino-acid sequence MLIDLHAHSHLSKGCDLEPRAVLERAAMFGLDAVAFTETNTQDGCDELFEIGAKSKVKVFVGLELVTDRGQYLCFFPKPELAPEPVQMWGSNREKPWSAAECLPKVKALGAAIVAARPFDRDVPNPAMDYVRSLSGVLCAVEGYNAKVKQTANDLAVEAADVLKVPCVGGSDARGSLDEMGRGATFFKRDVLTQAQLVEELFKGDYWPVMAGELPRLTRPGEAQAQRKGGGGGGKKQHRRGGRR is encoded by the coding sequence ATGCTCATCGACCTACACGCCCATTCCCACCTGTCCAAGGGGTGCGACCTGGAGCCGCGCGCCGTGCTGGAGCGGGCGGCCATGTTCGGCCTGGACGCGGTGGCGTTCACCGAGACGAACACCCAGGACGGCTGCGACGAGCTGTTCGAGATCGGCGCGAAGTCCAAGGTGAAGGTCTTCGTGGGCCTGGAGCTCGTCACGGACCGGGGCCAGTACCTGTGCTTCTTCCCGAAGCCGGAGCTGGCGCCGGAGCCCGTGCAGATGTGGGGCAGCAACCGGGAGAAGCCCTGGAGCGCCGCCGAGTGCCTGCCCAAGGTGAAGGCGCTGGGCGCGGCCATCGTCGCGGCCCGCCCCTTCGACCGTGACGTGCCCAACCCCGCCATGGACTACGTGCGCTCGCTGTCCGGCGTGCTGTGCGCCGTGGAGGGCTACAACGCCAAGGTGAAGCAGACGGCCAACGACCTGGCCGTGGAGGCCGCGGACGTCCTCAAGGTGCCCTGCGTGGGCGGCAGCGACGCGCGCGGCTCCCTGGACGAGATGGGCCGCGGCGCCACCTTCTTCAAGCGCGACGTGCTCACCCAGGCGCAGCTGGTGGAGGAGCTCTTCAAGGGCGACTACTGGCCGGTGATGGCCGGTGAGCTGCCCCGCCTCACCCGGCCGGGCGAGGCCCAGGCCCAGCGCAAGGGCGGTGGCGGCGGCGGCAAGAAGCAGCACCGCCGCGGCGGCCGGCGCTAG
- a CDS encoding sigma 54-interacting transcriptional regulator, translating into MVRAVARFGDDSGEEDRQLRTDALPAMRSARVRVRLLVLSGPDAGQSYPLAPGRYRVGADASSDVIIADRAVSRSHLLLDVREDSIQAVDVGSRNGSFCEGMRFTTLEVRPGAVLTLGTTELKLVPEGEKAHALPLSNRERFGNLVGQSRRMREVFTLLERVAQGESDVLIQGETGTGKELCAEGLHLHGGRSKGPFVIVDLAGVAPQLLESELFGHVKGAFTGAQADRAGAFERAHGGTLFLDEVGELPLEVQPRLLRALERRQVKRVGANDYRSVNVRVVAATHQDLEGAVKAGRFRGDLFHRLAVLRATLPPLRERPEDIPLLIDTVLERMGKPPSALSDQTRALLAQYPWPGNVRELRNVVDRVVSLGESALPELPDTPPPRPALSPDLDPEDTLSLALELPFKEAKERLIEGFERDYLRTLLERCGGNVSKASREAGIDRVYLRKLLRKHGLVSGPD; encoded by the coding sequence ATGGTCCGCGCCGTGGCGCGCTTCGGGGACGACAGCGGGGAGGAAGACCGGCAGCTGCGCACGGACGCCCTGCCGGCGATGCGCTCGGCGCGGGTGCGGGTACGGCTGCTGGTGCTGTCCGGCCCGGACGCGGGCCAGAGCTACCCGCTGGCGCCCGGACGCTACCGGGTGGGCGCGGACGCCAGCTCGGATGTGATCATCGCGGACCGGGCGGTGTCTCGCAGCCACCTGCTGCTGGACGTGCGCGAGGACAGCATCCAGGCGGTGGACGTGGGCTCGCGCAACGGCTCGTTCTGCGAGGGCATGCGCTTCACCACCCTGGAGGTGCGCCCCGGCGCGGTGCTCACGCTGGGCACGACGGAGCTGAAGCTCGTCCCGGAGGGAGAGAAGGCGCACGCCCTGCCCCTGTCCAACCGGGAACGCTTCGGCAACCTGGTGGGCCAGAGCCGCCGGATGCGCGAGGTGTTCACCCTGCTGGAGCGCGTGGCCCAGGGCGAGTCCGACGTGCTCATCCAGGGCGAGACGGGCACCGGCAAGGAGCTGTGCGCGGAAGGCCTGCACCTGCATGGCGGGCGCTCCAAGGGGCCCTTCGTCATCGTGGACCTGGCGGGCGTGGCGCCGCAGCTCCTGGAGTCGGAGCTGTTCGGCCACGTGAAGGGCGCCTTCACCGGCGCGCAGGCGGACCGGGCGGGCGCCTTCGAGCGCGCCCATGGCGGCACCCTCTTCCTGGATGAGGTGGGCGAGCTGCCCCTGGAGGTGCAGCCCCGGCTGTTGCGCGCGCTGGAGCGCCGGCAGGTGAAGCGGGTGGGCGCCAACGACTACCGCTCGGTGAACGTGCGGGTGGTGGCGGCCACGCACCAGGACCTGGAGGGCGCGGTGAAGGCGGGCCGCTTCCGCGGCGACCTGTTCCACCGGCTCGCGGTGCTGCGCGCGACGCTGCCGCCCCTGCGCGAGCGCCCGGAGGACATCCCGCTGCTCATCGACACCGTGCTGGAGCGGATGGGCAAGCCGCCCAGTGCCCTGTCGGACCAGACGCGCGCCCTGCTCGCCCAGTACCCGTGGCCGGGCAACGTGCGGGAGCTGCGCAACGTGGTGGACCGGGTGGTGAGCCTGGGCGAGTCCGCGCTGCCGGAGCTGCCGGACACGCCGCCCCCGCGCCCTGCCCTGTCGCCGGACCTGGACCCGGAGGACACGCTGTCGCTGGCGCTGGAGCTGCCCTTCAAGGAAGCGAAGGAGCGCCTCATCGAAGGCTTCGAGCGCGACTACCTGCGCACGCTCCTCGAGCGCTGCGGCGGCAACGTCTCCAAGGCGTCGCGCGAGGCGGGCATCGACCGCGTCTACCTGCGGAAGCTGCTGCGCAAGCACGGGCTGGTGTCCGGCCCGGACTGA
- a CDS encoding TlpA family protein disulfide reductase — translation MSPVRRRTLPRAVALGALCLLGLLAGCRHGGPVDAGPAFYRALWLPSVGPTRYDPRQLPGKVVLVSFMATWCFPCLADQPTLTKLQETYGPQGFQVVAVGMDLDEGKVLGPFANHYAFPYPVLLSDERMRAGQSAFGRIRALPSTVLLDRQGRAVAAWQGIEGQADVAKAIEKLLKAD, via the coding sequence GTGAGCCCGGTGCGACGACGCACGCTCCCGCGCGCGGTGGCGCTGGGCGCGCTGTGCCTCCTGGGCTTGTTGGCGGGCTGTCGCCACGGTGGGCCGGTGGACGCCGGGCCCGCGTTCTACCGGGCGCTGTGGCTGCCGTCGGTGGGGCCCACGCGCTACGACCCCCGCCAGCTCCCGGGCAAGGTGGTGCTGGTGTCCTTCATGGCCACCTGGTGCTTCCCGTGTCTGGCGGACCAGCCCACGCTGACGAAGCTCCAGGAAACCTACGGCCCCCAGGGCTTCCAGGTCGTCGCGGTGGGGATGGACCTGGACGAGGGCAAGGTGTTGGGGCCGTTCGCGAACCACTACGCCTTCCCGTACCCGGTGCTGCTGTCCGACGAGCGGATGCGCGCGGGGCAGAGCGCCTTCGGCCGCATCCGGGCGCTGCCCAGCACGGTGCTGCTGGACCGGCAAGGCCGCGCGGTGGCCGCGTGGCAGGGGATCGAAGGCCAGGCGGACGTGGCGAAGGCCATTGAAAAGCTGCTGAAGGCGGACTGA
- a CDS encoding FmdB family zinc ribbon protein produces the protein MPIYEYGCSACGKTIDVLQKMSDPTPPACTACGAQGTLSKQVSRSSFHLKGGGWYSDLYGSTKKDGGGSSSSSSSSSSAASSSSSSGTSAAASAPAAAPSTPSASGDKS, from the coding sequence ATGCCCATCTACGAGTACGGCTGCTCGGCCTGTGGAAAGACCATCGACGTCCTGCAGAAGATGTCCGACCCGACGCCCCCCGCCTGCACCGCGTGCGGCGCCCAGGGCACGCTGAGCAAGCAGGTCAGCCGCTCCAGCTTCCACCTCAAGGGTGGCGGCTGGTACTCGGACCTGTACGGCTCCACGAAGAAGGACGGCGGCGGTTCGTCGTCGTCCTCCTCATCGTCGTCGTCCGCGGCTTCTTCGTCGTCGAGCAGCGGCACGAGCGCGGCGGCCAGCGCTCCCGCGGCCGCGCCGAGCACGCCGTCCGCGTCCGGCGACAAGTCGTAG